GGCAAATCAGTCCAAGCTTTTTTATGACACGAGTTTATATTATTGCatacccgacgtttcggtgTCGTATGACACCATCTTCAGGGGTTCTACTAATTATAAATTACAGAAAATGTGTGATGTTTTGTTATATCGAATTGATCTAACCCTACTTACAAATAGTCGCTGTGTCTTGCTTTTGTAAAAGCGTACTTTTTTAGATACCGGTAATCGAATAGTTTCACTGTAAATggagttttgtttttaatttagataATCCAGCAAACTAATAAAGGAGTCtactatttgaaattttaaatttgaaaatctcaCCAAATATCGAGACAACACTTAGCCGTAATATTGATAACGATAACGCGCCGAGGGGAACCGAAGAAGATATGATTTCACAGAGTTCTGCCGCCTAAAAGTTACGGCTAAGTGTTGTCTCAATATTTGGtgagattttcaaatttaaaatttcaaatagtaGACTCCTTTATTAGTTTGATGGATtatctaaattaaaaacaaaactccATTTACAGTGAAACTATTCGATTACCGGTATCTAAAACAGTACGCTTTTACAAAAGCAAGACACAGCGACTATTTGTAAGTAGGGTCAGATCAATTCGATATAACAAAACATCACACATTTTCTGTAATTTATAATTTGTAGAACCCTTGAAGATGGTGTCATACGAcaccgaaacgtcgggtatGTAATAATATAAACTCGTGTCATAAAAAAgcttggactgatttgccgtgtaaaaaataaacatcaataaaaTACAGTCGAACCCTCGAATAACACATAGATACATgagtttaaaaagattaaatgTAAATCCACACCGAAAACCCACAAtacttcgaaaaatatatgaaaaatcgcgcagcaggtaagcagattgtgttttctcgaaagtaacatttatgcacttgttttcctctggctttgaaagccagatgaatttcaaaacttaaaaattaagaaaacttcGTTTTATTTCATATGAAGAGCCAGTATGTAAaatgttcagaaaaacgaaaaaagtttAGAATAGTCGGATAAATAAAAAGATAACCCCGATGAACCCCTAACTGCATGagtgaattctttatttgacaTATTCAGGTTATTTTAAAGTTCGTTTGACTGTTTTTAACTTATCATcattgaaaacagtttgatttatttgatttaaaaaaaagttaaaaacattattaagagtacatttcgtacaaattatgggcttgtatgcaCAAAACGTTCGTTAAGTTAAGTATATTTGaatcgaagtgcatatattttacatgtttttgaatatttcccagGATCCCGGAAATTCCCGGAAAACAGGCCAcaagatttcccgattcccgggaacaccgattcccgggaaatggacactctattaCGCAGCACAAATAAACTAAAGACAGCAGGATATACgcatgtttcaaaaataatttgaagaaattctGAAATGCCTGGCAAAGCGAATGAATTGCGAATTTTATTCATTGGGAGACCCataaacagctggaaatcaactattcgaccaaaattcACATGGTTAAGTATTTAAGAAAGCTTAGAGCAGGGattttcagatcgtgctccgcggagcacttggtgttccgcgaagcttttgaaagtgctccgcgacgtacgcaacgaaaatcataaaccaactttggaaaattctgatttttttatcgttAAGTTTTTATCGAAGCATAAATTATTTGCAGGGCATATAGTACGTTTTTGGTTGCTGTTCGTTCAATCTTTAGTGAGCAGGATGACAACACACCTGCAACTGGTGATGCATCAAAAACCTCCATCGATGGTCGTTGAGTTGGACCTGGAGGAAATCGAAGAACCTCAGCCGAAAGATGTATCCAACGTCAAGAAAATAATAATCGCTGTAAAACACTTAATGAAAAGGTTGTTCTTGCGTCGTACTTCGTAAGTTACTGAGTTACAAAAGCTGGAGAAGCGCATACTAttgctgaaaacttaatcaaaccttgtattaaaaaaatcgtcCGTGTCATGGTTGATGATAAAACCACAGATAAAACAGTGGAATTGGTAAATACGATTCCTATGGCAATACGGATTCTCGGCAAATTTGTGATATGGCTGAAGATATTGAAAGCATTTTAATTTCTCAATTGAGAACTTCATGCAGCTTGACGAATCCGCAGATATAGCAGGACTAGCAATTCTAATGGTATTTGTCTGCTATCAAcgttacacagcaaaaattgaaTCAGTTAATTTTACATTGAAAGCGATGCAAATAATTGGACCATCGCTTAAGACACAAAATtacgttttgatttaaaatttacatcatgACTTGTAAAATCACAATCGATGTAAGTGTTCGTAAAATGTAAATACGCGTCGATCAATGTAACATGTGGCGCTTAATTTTACATCGAgtcgatttaaattttatgtaatacacctaggttttttttacgcagttttttttacacggttttcgggaattaacacggttttttgagagaaaatattccttttcaaaagaaaacacttagaatctttttgaagttgggaaaatcttagctctgagactaggAACGTGAAgcatgagacctgagaactgagacatgagacttcagacctgagacctgagacctgagatctcggacacgagacatgagacataagacctgagacatgagacctgagacttgagacatcagatctgagacttgagacctgaaatatgagacttgagatctcagacacgagacctgagacttgagacatcagacctgagacttgagacctgaaatatgagacctgagatctcagacacaagacatgagacattcgacctgagacttgagacctgagacctgaaatatagacctgagacatgagacataagacctgagatttgagacatgaggcctgagacttgagacattagacctgagacaagagacctgagatatgagacttgagacctgagacttgagacattagacctgaaacttgagacctgaaatatgagacctgagatctcagacacgagacatgagacatttgacctgagacattagacctgataCATGCGACCTGatacttgagacctgaaatatgagacctgagacctgagacttgagacatcagacctgagacttgagacctgaaatatgagacctcagatctcagacacgagacatgagacatgagacattcgATCTGAGACCTcaaatatgagacctgagacatgagacctgagatatgagacatgaagcctgagacctgggacatgagacctgatacttgagacattagacctgagacatgagacctgagacatgagactttagacctgagatatgagacatgaggcctgagacctgaaaaatgagacataagacctgagacctgagacattagacctgagacatgaggcatgatacctaagacctgagacattagacatgagacatgagaaatgagacctgagacatgagacctgagacatgagacattaaaCCTGAGAGgtgggacatgagacctgagacttaaggatttttttacacggttttcgggaattaacacggttttgtttttttgcatgGTTTTTTTACTCGGTACGTATAGCAGTGTAAAATAAGACCTTGGTGtagtttctttttgtttttattgatttttttttatattctcgaATAAGGAAAATTTTTACTCCATTTTTTTGTGGTTAACTTAGATAGGATATCAATTCGAATTGAAAACGCtttgtattaaaattaaaaacaatttcatttattattgaaaattattataaaaaattagaaaatttatcaatttgaacTTGTAGAGAAATAATCATTCGGATCTACATTAGCGTGTCATGTGGTCGGTTAAATTGTCGATCAGTCTCTTTACTAAGCGCTGTTGCTTTAGAACGCGAACCGCTTGACTTTTTGAGCCACTTTgtggaataattttaaaaaagtattgCTGTATGAATTCCATAAACTTTGAACCTTCCTTCATGTACATGAAGTTATGTACATAATGAACCATGACTAAATCACATATGGCTTGTTTGGCATCATTCGTGCCCTCTGTTAATCTAGCCTGATTGGCAAACACGTAATACATTTGGCTATCGTCCAGATCTGAAAGAATAACAAGACAAATTAGtgtattttaaattgaagtgcTAGTTGTGTTGCattgtttgataattttaacaattttttaacatttaaatcaaatttaaatgttatgtATATACGTACCAAACGCCATCAGCAAAGGTCCTGATGAGGGGATAATCACATTATTCAATGGAGTTCcaatctgaaaaaatataaattcagaccttatttcaaatgttcaactttttgttagaagtttccaaatccaaagtttgattttttttcttttcgataaatattattctgattggaaatttaaaatcttgtttAATCTGATAAATTTAAAGGCCTGTTCATAATGTACAACATTATGTCAAAATGACttagagtgaaaaaaaaattttttaatttttttaatcccaCAATTATTTGTGGTtgaataatcaataaaaaaaatgtcggaaaaaacatttgattgaaaagtattaaaaaaatcttaccgGATTTTGAATAACAAGTTGATTGAAATCCTCTCCAAGAAATTgagcaaagaatttgaaaacgttCATATCTGATGCATTTTCTTCAAGTTGATATTTCCGCTGAGTTTCAGAGAActcaataattttcattttcttgctGTTAAAATACATCTGAAGACATTCAGGATCTACTCCCGTGGATTCTTTGAAATGGAACGTTAGGAGTTTACGTCTTCTTAGAACCGGAAGCTCATTTAGAGTCAAGTTGAGGTTTGTACTGGTGTCAAAAATATACCGTACATATGGCTGAGAAACCTTGAGAAACTCGTCAGTTAAGCTACAATTGTTGTCCTGTTGAAGAACGCTCATCAAACTCGGAGAACATTCCTTGGATGTTAGTTTCCAGTACGCTTCGGTAGTTCCTGCCTTAACGTGACGGTTTTTGCAGCTTTGTTTTGTTGGAATTGTTGATTGGTTTGATTCCCGAATACGTTTGCGATAAGAGCTGCGGGTTATGAGTTTTCTTTTGATGTGTATCCATCCTTGTCCAGCACCAAATCCATCGTCATCACTTAGATCGAGGCTTGGGTATGCTCTTATGATTTCCTTGGAAATATCCTCCATGATACTTGCAGTAGCGTGAACATCAATTGCTCGCACTTGTTCCACTATCGGATTGATTAGAGAACACCAAAGAAATTTTGTCATCCTTAGACTATGAGGCATAACTGTAGAAGGAAATTCTTTCCGGAACGTTTCCATTTCAAGAAGATGATTTTTGAGTGTTGAGTTCATTTCATTccagttgattttaaaatttcggaACTTGAAATCGGACTCAGCATGCTTCTTTTTACTTAACATGAAAGAGTCTACTGAATGATTGGTTCCACggtttttgaattcagaaactTTAGCTAAACTAGATGGCAAAACTTCTCCGTTGACAGCACTCTGAACGGTCAGTTGAGAATCTTCCGAGAAATTCTCTGCATTGTCGATTTCAAAGGTGATTTCATGTGATGTGTCTTCTTCAAAATTAGCTTCGGTGATTTCAATTGTTCCCGTACCTCTATTATTTTGTTGATTGTCAACTAACGGTTCTGATGCATAAAATTGATTTGGGTTCACATTGATTTTTGGATGAACGACGTTAGCTAAAAGataaggaaagaaaaaaaatatttgttaacgaagattttcttttttcaaagtaCTCCAATTCTTGCATAACTATCCAAGTGCCCAGGTAGTGTGCGCAAAATTTGGATTATTGATGAAGAAATGTATATTCAAGACAGGCCAAAATCCTTAATTGAAATTCCTGTTAAGTGCGCCACCAGTTTTACATTGGTTGGCCACTGAAAACAACCGGCGACAACCTTAACTTAAATTTGTCCAGTGTTGAGAACAAGTGTGAGCGAGAGTGAGCCAGGATTTTGCTCCGTTATGAAAACCATGGGGgctgaaatatttctttggCTTGCGAGCACACTCTACACGTCATTTCAGCACCAACATGTAAAAAGGGTGtaaaagacaaagtaaacaaaacccatTTTTAGTGGATTCAAATAGCCCAATATAAgctctacttaacacaaaaaccgtttttagttttccagttttcgtaagatttataatgcaaaacaaatcaaacggtctagatgcaaaacattaaaaggggaaGAATGCCGAAAGCAATTCACTCACTCCTATAGCGAGAACCataagcttttttcaaaaaataggggaaattttatctccatctcGCTCACACATATGAGATGTACAGTacaaagcaaagggtgtatTAAATATTTAGATGaatttcatactccagctagggtctataaacaattgcgagctattttttcatgataacaCCGTGGTATCGATAAACACATATTTAGAATGATCCTACGCATCGTTTTGACCATATAGACTTGCAAGATTCCTCGTgaaatttaattagcgatttaaaaaacattgcaaaattttcaaacgcgtttttctcgaaatgtcataaatgaacatagacccttttcacgtgttggtgctgATTTCATCTAATTTAGTTAAgcaattttaaataacttaTTCTTGCAAGCAAAATCTACTTATTTGGCACATTCATGCACATGATTCGAATGTTTTACTAATTTGGTTGAAGAGCGGTATGTCAATTTCAAGAATAAGCTATATCAATACCGGAAAGCCTCATGTTTAccttcaattttgaaaaggaaatttttaacGCTCAACTTTGAGATTGACAGCCTTACTTGCTACCCTCTATACTTTTTTGTAGTAAAAGTATCATTTTCGGGGCTgtgtgaatttaaaatattactatCTAGAAACTTGGCATGGATCCTCCTGGTATGCCAAGGAACAGTTTCGGCCCTTGAAGACCACCCTTATGTTcat
This sequence is a window from Uranotaenia lowii strain MFRU-FL chromosome 3, ASM2978415v1, whole genome shotgun sequence. Protein-coding genes within it:
- the LOC129757269 gene encoding uncharacterized protein LOC129757269, which encodes MKFGHSPTPPSPSMTTAWIGTPLNNVIIPSSGPLLMAFDLDDSQMYYVFANQARLTEGTNDAKQAICDLVMVHYVHNFMYMKEGSKFMEFIQQYFFKIIPQSGSKSQAVRVLKQQRLVKRLIDNLTDHMTR